Genomic segment of Eretmochelys imbricata isolate rEreImb1 chromosome 24, rEreImb1.hap1, whole genome shotgun sequence:
gcaagatgggtatctagaaatcacctactacaggacaggcccaacaagaaaaataacagaactccactggccagcACGTACaacccccagctaaaacctctccaacgcatcatcaacgatctacaacctatcctggaaaacgatccctcgctctcccagaccttgggagacaggccagtccctgcttacagacagcccaccaacctgaagcaaatactcaccagcaactacacaccacagaaacaccaacccaggaaccaatccttgtagcaaacctcgttgcctactctgtccccatctCTACTCTGgcaacaccatcagagggcccaaccacatcagccacgccatcagaggctcattcacctgcacatctaccaatgtgatctatgccatcctgtgccagcaatgcccctctgccatgtacatcagccaaaccggacagtccctacgtaaaagaataaatggacacaaatcagacatcggGAATGGTAACATGCAAaagccggtaggagaacacttcagtcttcctggacattcgttaacagatttgaaagtaactCTATTTGAACAAAAAAACGTCAGAAACAGagttcaaagagaaacagcagaactaaaaatcatttgcaaacttaacaccattaatttgggcttgattaggggctgggagtggctgacttattacaaaagcagctttgcgtCTCCTGGAATCGACACCTCATCTAttactgggagtggacgacaTCCACCcggatcgaattggccctgtcagcactggttctccacttgtgaggtaactcccttcccttcatgtgtcgtTACATTTATGTCGGCATCTGTAATTTtccctccatgcatctgaagaagtggggtttttacccacaaaagcttatgctcaaataaatctgttagtctttaaggtgccaccagactccttgttgtttttgtggatacagactaacacggctaccccctgatacatgagataagagggaagatcctttcatggattgagaactggttaaaagacagggaacaaagggtaggaataaatggtaaattttcagaatggagaggggtaactagtggtgttccccaagggtcagtcctaggaccaatcctattcaatttattcataaatgatctggagaaaggggtaaacaatgaggtggcaaagtttgcagatgatactaaactgctcaagatagttaagaccaaagcagactgtgaagaacttcaaaaagatctcaccaaattaagtgattgggcaacaaaatggcaaatgaaatttaatgtggataaatgtaaagtaatgcacattgggaaaaataaccccaactacacatacaatatgaagggggctaatttagctacaactaatcaggagaacgATCTTGGAGTCAtgatggatagttctctgaagatgcaCACACAGtatgcagcagctgtcaaaaaagcaaacaggatgttaggaatcattaaaaagggatagaggagaagacggagaatatcttatggCCCTTCTATAGATCCATGGTACagccacatcttgagtactgcgtgcagatgtggtctcctcatctcaatgatgatatactggcattagaaaaggttcagagaagggcaactaaaatgattaggggtttggaacagtccccatatgaggagagattaaagaggctaggacttttcagtttggaaaagaggagactaaggggggacatgatagaggtctataaaatcatgagtggtgtggagaaagtgaataaggaaaggttatttacttgttcccagaatataagaactaggggccaccaaatgaaataaatgggcagcagatttgaaacaaataaaaggaagttcttcttcacacagcgcagtcaacctgtggaactccttgccttaggaggttgtgaaggctaggactataagagggtttaaaagagaactggataaattcatggaggctaagtccattaatggctatttgccaggatgggtaaggaatggtggccctagcctgtttgtcagagggtggagatggatggcaggggagagatcacttgatcattacctgttaggttcactccggggcacctggcattggccactgttggtagagaggacactgggctggatggacctttggtctgacccagtatggccattcttatgttatgttctccCCGCTCagccccatgggcccatctaccccagtatcctgcctcctccctgctcagTCCCATGGGGCCATCCACCCTGGTATCTCGCCTGCTGTGCCATCCTGGCTTGTGACAGTGCTGCCTGCAGTGGTGGGAAGGGGCCCAAGGAGCCCGTCCAGGGTGTGACTCTTTTTCTCCTTCCCAGGCCATCGACGACGACTGCAACCAGACAGGGCAGATGACGGCTGCGCTGCTGGACTGGCCCCAGGTGCCTGCccccatggagggaggggggacagtgtcccagcagcagggggctctggaaGCTGGTGTGGGGGCTCTtggcagcagggggctctggaagctgcgggggggcgggtcccggcagcagggggctctggaaGCTGCGGGGGGGCGGGTCCCGGCAGTGTAGGATAGTAAGGGCTGGGGGCGAAGGATCCTGGGCCTGTGGGggcgagcgggggggggggggtcctgggtGGGGGGCGCTAACACCCACCTCCTCCCTGTGCCCTGCAGGGGACCTTCGCCTCTGCGCTGACGCTGGAGGGGGAGCTGCTGACGGTGGAGCGGGAGGTGGACGGGGGGCTGGAGAACATCCGGCTCAGGCTGCCGGCCGTGGTGACGGCCGACCTGCGCCTCAACGAGCCCCGTTACGCCACCCTGCCCAACATCATGGTGAGGGgaggccacttctggggtgggacGGGGGGCTGTTTATGCAGGGACCCTTCCCCTGGCACggagatgcagccacttctggggtgcaatAGCCAGGTAactgtgacaggatccccggggtgcaacctggaaatAGCTTTCGGCTGACCCCCTTTCACTCTCCGGCCTGGGCTCTCTCTCAATGCTTCGCTAGTGACAAGCCCCAAACCCCTCCGGGCCCtggcgccccccacccagctagGTCGCGGGAATGCTCCCAGAACCGCTCACCCAGGGCAAGGCCCCGCCTGGCCCCCCACAGCTGTACCCTCCCACCCTGCGTAGCCACCTGGCCCGTGTAAGTTCGTTACCCAACCGGCCCCTCCCTCGATGTGGcgaggacatgcaccagcctttgcaaaGCGAGCTGCAGGTTCCCGAGCGCCCCGTTTGAGGGACGAACCCCCGAGAGCTGGATGGTACGGGACTGTAAGTGCTCACCATCAAAGGGCAGAGA
This window contains:
- the ETFB gene encoding electron transfer flavoprotein subunit beta isoform X3, giving the protein MRASAPSRWPRSWRRWPRKRGSIWCYWASRGWEWLTYYKSSFASPGIDTSSITGSGRHPPGSNWPCQHWFSTCEAIDDDCNQTGQMTAALLDWPQGTFASALTLEGELLTVEREVDGGLENIRLRLPAVVTADLRLNEPRYATLPNIMKAKKKKIEVLKASDLGVDLSSRVAMQRVEEPPQRQAGVKVETVDDLVGKLKEGGLI
- the ETFB gene encoding electron transfer flavoprotein subunit beta isoform X2, giving the protein MYISQTGQSLRKRINGHKSDIGNGNMQKPVGEHFSLPGHSLTDLKVTLFEQKNVRNRVQRETAELKIICKLNTINLGLIRGWEWLTYYKSSFASPGIDTSSITGSGRHPPGSNWPCQHWFSTCEAIDDDCNQTGQMTAALLDWPQGTFASALTLEGELLTVEREVDGGLENIRLRLPAVVTADLRLNEPRYATLPNIMKAKKKKIEVLKASDLGVDLSSRVAMQRVEEPPQRQAGVKVETVDDLVGKLKEGGLI